From Watersipora subatra chromosome 8, tzWatSuba1.1, whole genome shotgun sequence, a single genomic window includes:
- the LOC137402375 gene encoding coagulation factor V-like, with amino-acid sequence MDGRPICRNCNGIDHQHYVCRRAANSIPEGQMTPQNCMVRFRDTRNQPRAVNTLNSHKGQDTNRTGVVNNLYQDLPTPTVQAEEKLEYAATEQDQKTLQPHIEQTTYQPHREQTTLQPLIEQTTHQPHREQKTLQPQIEQTTLQPQREQTTPHPQKEHTTPQPLKD; translated from the coding sequence ATGGATGGCAGACCCATATGCAGAAACTGCAATGGCATTGATCATCAGCACTACGTCTGTAGGAGAGCAGCCAACTCTATACCAGAAGGACAAATGACCCCACAAAATTGCATGGTGCGCTTTCGAGACACCAGAAACCAGCCAAGGGCTGTCAACACTCTCAATAGTCATAAAGGTCAAGACACTAATAGGACAGGAGTGGTAAACAATCTATACCAAGACCTACCTACACCAACAGTTCAGGCAGAGGAGAAACTTGAATATGCTGCAACTGAACAAGATCAGAAAACTCTTCAGCCACATATAGAACAGACCACTTATCAACCACATAGAGAACAGACAACTCTTCAGCCACTGATTGAACAGACCACTCATCAACCACATAGAGAGCAGAAAACTCTTCAGCCACAGATAGAACAGACCACTCTTCAGCCACAGagagaacagacaactcctcatCCACAAAAAGAGCACACAACTCCTCAGCCATTGAAAGACTAG